A genomic region of Oryza glaberrima chromosome 1, OglaRS2, whole genome shotgun sequence contains the following coding sequences:
- the LOC127778561 gene encoding calcium-dependent protein kinase 3, with the protein MGNCCRSPAAAAREDVKSSHFPASAGKKKPHQARNGGVGGGGGGGGGGGGGGGGAGQKRLPVLGEEGCELIGGIDDKYALDRELGRGEFGVTYLCMDRDTKELLACKSISKRKLRTAVDVEDVRREVAIMRHLPKSASIVSLREACEDEGAVHLVMELCEGGELFDRIVARGHYTERAAANVTRTIVEVVQLCHRHGVIHRDLKPENFLFANKKENSPLKAIDFGLSIFFKPGEKFSEIVGSPYYMAPEVLKRNYGPEIDIWSAGVILYILLCGVPPFWAETEQGVAQAILRGNIDFKREPWPNVSENAKDLVRRMLEPDPKLRLTAKQVLEHPWLQNAKKAPNVPLGDIVKSRLKQFSRMNRFKRRALRVIADHLSAEEVEDIKEMFKAMDTDNDGIVSYEELKSGIAKFGSHLAESEVQMLIEAVDTNGKGALDYGEFLAVSLHLQRMANDEHLRRAFLFFDKDGNGYIEPEELREALVDDGAGDSMEVVNDILQEVDTDKDGKISYDEFVAMMKTGTDWRKASRHYSRGRFNSLSMKLIKDGSVKLVNE; encoded by the exons ATGGGGAACTGCtgccgctcgccggccgccgcggcgcgggagGACGTCAAGTCGTCTCACTTCCCCGCATCGGCCGGGAAGAAGAAGCCCCACCAGGCGCGGAACGGCGGCgtggggggaggcggcggcgggggcggcggcggcggaggaggaggaggaggagcggggcaGAAGCGGCTCCCCGTGCTCGGGGAGGAAGGGTGCGAGCTGATCGGAGGGATCGACGACAAGTACGCGCTGGACCGGGAGCTCGGGCGGGGGGAGTTCGGGGTGACGTACCTGTGCATGGATCGGGACACCAAGGAGCTGCTCGCCTGCAAGTCCATCTCCAAGCGGAAGCTGAGGACGGCGGTCGACGTGGAGGACGTGCGCCGGGAGGTCGCCATCATGCGCCACCTCCCCAAGAGCGCCAGCATCGTGTCGCTGCGGGAGGCGTGCGAGGACGAGGGCGCCGTGCACCTCGTCATGGAGCTCTGCGAAGGCGGGGAGCTCTTCGACCGCATCGTCGCGCGGGGCCACTAcacggagcgcgccgccgccaatgtCACCCGCACCATCGTGGAGGTCGTCCAGCTCTGCCACCGCCACGGCGTTATCCACCGGGACCTCAAGCCCGAGAACTTCCTCTTCGCCAACAAGAAGGAGAACTCGCCGCTCAAGGCCATCGATTTCGGCCTCTCCATCTTCTTCAAGCCCG GTGAGAAGTTTTCTGAAATTGTGGGAAGCCCATATTACATGGCTCCAGAGGTATTGAAGAGAAACTATGGTCCGGAAATAGATATTTGGAGTGCAGGAGTTATCTTGTATATTTTGTTATGTGGAGTTCCTCCATTTTGGGCTG AGACTGAGCAAGGGGTGGCACAAGCCATTCTTCGTGGAAATATCGATTTCAAACGCGAACCCTGGCCAAATGTTTCAGAAAATGCTAAAGATTTGGTTCGACGCATGTTGGAGCCTGATCCAAAACTCAGGTTAACTGCAAAGCAAGTTCTTG AACATCCATGGCTTCAAAATGCTAAGAAAGCTCCAAATGTTCCTCTTGGAGATATTGTGAAGTCAAGGCTCAAACAATTTTCTAGAATGAATAGATTCAAAAGAAGAGCACTAAGG GTCATTGCCGATCATTTATCTGCTGAGGAAGTTGAGGACATAAAGGAGATGTTCAAGGCTATGGACACTGATAACGATGGCATTGTATCTTATGAAGAATTAAAGAGCGGGATAGCAAAATTTGGTTCTCATCTGGCAGAATCGGAAGTGCAGATGCTTATCGAAGCT GTGGATACAAATGGTAAGGGTGCTCTAGATTATGGTGAATTTTTGGCTGTCTCTCTTCATTTGCAAAGGATGGCAAATGATGAGCACCTCCGGCGAGCCTTCCTATTTTTTGACAAGGATGGCAATGGCTACATAGAGCCTGAAGAGCTTCGAGAGGCTCTAGTGGACGATGGAGCAGGTGACAGCATGGAAGTGGTGAACGACATATTGCAAGAAGTTGACACTGATAAG GATGGCAAGATTAGCTATGACGAATTTGTAGCAATGATGAAGACGGGCACAGATTGGAGAAAGGCGTCCCGGCATTACTCTAGAGGAAGATTCAACAGCCTTAGCATGAAGCTTATAAAGGATGGGTCCGTAAAACTGGTCAATGAGTGA
- the LOC127760633 gene encoding GDSL esterase/lipase At2g40250-like codes for MALKRTLAALLFSLAAIHGIVVVAVDAAAAAVPRGGSARRIPAVFAFGDSTLDAGNNNRLVTAVRADHPPYGQDFPGGAPTGRFCDGKIMSDFLVEALGIKGLLPAYHSGSEVLSDADAATGVSFASGGSGLDDRTATNAGVATMASQIADFSELVGRMGAGKAGDVVNKSLFLVSAGTNDMIMNYYLLPSKYTLDQYHALLIGKLRSYIQSLYNLGARRLLVAGLPPVGCLPVQMTLAALRQPPRPQGCIAEQNAEAEKYNAKLRKMLTKFQSTSPGAKAVYADIYTPLTDMVDHPQKYGFAETGKGCCGTGLLEMGPLCTDLMPTCTTPAQFMFWDSVHPTQATYKAVADHFLRTNMLQFDD; via the exons ATGGCGCTCAAGCGAAcgctcgccgccctcctcttctccctggCCGCCATCCacggcatcgtcgtcgtcgccgtcgacgcggccgctgccgccgtgccaCGGGGTGGGAGCGCGCGACGCATACCGGCTGTCTTCGCCTTCGGGGACTCCACGCTCGACGCGGGCAACAACAACCGCCTCGTCACCGCGGTGCGCGCCGACCACCCGCCCTACGGCCAGGACTTCCCCGGCGGCGCGCCGACGGGGAGGTTCTGCGACGGCAAGATCATGAGCGACTTCCTCGTGGAGGCGCTCGGCATCAAGGGCCTCCTGCCGGCGTACCACTCCGGCTCCGAAGTCCtcagcgacgccgacgccgccacgggGGTCAGCTTCGCGTCCGGCGGCTCGGGACTCGACGACAGGACGGCGACGAACGCCGGCGTCGCGACGATGGCCTCGCAGATCGCGGACTTCAGCGAGCTCGTCGGGAGGATGGGCGCCGGCAAGGCCGGTGATGTGGTGAACAAGTCGCTGTTCCTCGTGTCGGCCGGGACGAACGACATGATCATGAATTACTACCTGCTGCCGAGCAAGTACACGCTGGACCAGTATCACGCCCTCCTCATCGGCAAGCTCCGATCGTACATTCAG AGCCTGTACAACCTGGGCGCCCGGAGACTCCTGGTCGCCGGATTGCCGCCGGTCGGATGCCTCCCGGTGCAGATGACGCTGGCGGCGCTGAGGCAGCCGCCGAGGCCACAGGGCTGCATCGCGGAGCAGAACGCGGAGGCGGAGAAGTACAACGCCAAGCTCCGCAAAATGCTCACCAAGTTCCAGTCAACTTCGCCCGGAGCGAAAGCCGTGTACGCTGACATCTACACCCCTCTCACGGACATGGTCGATCATCCCCAGAAGTACG GTTTCGCCGAAACTGGCAAGGGGTGCTGCGGCACTGGGCTGCTGGAGATGGGGCCCCTGTGCACCGATCTGATGCCGACCTGCACGACGCCGGCCCAGTTCATGTTCTGGGACTCTGTCCATCCGACGCAAGCCACATACAAAGCTGTCGCTGACCACTTCCTGCGAACTAACATGTTGCAGTTCGATGATTAA
- the LOC127761113 gene encoding selT-like protein: MDRVQLVLLGLPILLFCSDLVTLFGPEQLPTPQPDLPPHPSPDAASDAVQPDDIAADAAASAQIAEPQVDGPASGTTVELKFCASCSYRGNAVTVKKMLETSFPGIHVVLENYPPPFPKRALSKAVPFLQVGAMATLMAGDQIFPRFGMVPPPWYYSLRANRFGTMATIWLFGNFAQSFLQSSGAFEVYCNGQLVFSKLSEQRFPSEFELRELIGNRLPDSQFGKNLEKVWS, encoded by the exons ATGGACCGCGTGCAGCTCGTGCTCCTCGGCCTCCCCATCCTCCTCTTCTGCTCCGACCTCGTCACGCTCTTCGGGCCGGAGCAGCTGCCCACCCCGCAGCCCGACCTGCCGCCCCACCCCAGCCCCGACGCGGCCTCCGACGCCGTCCAGCccgacgacatcgccgccgatgccgccgcttcCGCGCAGATTGCT GAGCCGCAGGTGGATGGGCCTGCCTCCGGCACCACCGTCGAGTTGAAGTTCTGCGCCTCCTGCTCTTATAG GGGAAATGCAGTCACCGTGAAGAAGATGCTGGAAACCTCATTTCCTGGTATTCATGTCGTTTTAGAAAATTACCCTCCACCATTCCCAAAACGCGCACTCAGCAAAGCTGTACCTTTTCTTCAAGTTGGGGCAATGGCAACATTAATGGCCGGTGATCAGATTTTCCCTAGGTTTGGAATGGTTCCACCTCCATGGTACTACTCGCTCCGTGCTAATAGATTTGGAACAATGGCAACAATCTGGCTGTTTGGCAATTTCGCCCAGTCATTTCTACAAAGTTCTGGTGCCTTTGAAGTTTACTGCAATGGACAATTG GTTTTCTCAAAATTATCCGAACAGAGATTTCCCAGCGAGTTTGAGCTACGGGAGCTCATTGGCAACAGGTTACCAGATTCTCAATTCGGGAAAAATCTGGAAAAGGTTTGGTCATAG